One genomic region from Conexibacter woesei DSM 14684 encodes:
- a CDS encoding DUF6916 family protein, with product MTDLQTLTVERFAATIGEPYAIEQPEGAPPIELVLAETEARGPAPADGDEPRQPFALVFSGPAEPQLAQQIVPLRHAALGRLEIFIVPIAVDADGARYEAVFA from the coding sequence ATGACCGATCTGCAGACGTTGACGGTCGAGCGGTTCGCGGCGACGATCGGGGAGCCGTACGCGATCGAGCAGCCCGAGGGCGCGCCGCCGATCGAGCTGGTGCTCGCCGAGACGGAGGCGCGCGGACCTGCGCCCGCGGACGGCGACGAACCGCGGCAGCCGTTCGCGCTCGTCTTCAGCGGGCCGGCCGAGCCTCAGCTCGCGCAGCAGATCGTGCCGCTGCGGCACGCCGCGCTCGGCCGCCTGGAGATCTTCATCGTGCCGATCGCGGTCGACGCCGACGGCGCCCGCTACGAGGCCGTCTTCGCGTAG
- a CDS encoding DUF6916 family protein — MHTLRFDRRRLFQAGAAGVATASFASGWTILDPTAEAAALPLGLRRSSWVGLADTGFELSAGERTLRLTLRDVADLPIAEAIPELRGHDGAFALRFDGPAGIGQGTRTVRHAQLGDVELFLVPVEQDGVVRSYEAIVDRTIRIAGINEEEGEPVVAPPAAPPAEQPQGAQPPAQGAAAASGRRASRGRARSGRVVPRVRSISLTRSASRRSAVADVALADAAAVASVRAVLLSDGKAVGRATARVSRSGRVRLRFASRRALARRRYELALTLVARDGRVTKIRKRVRSS; from the coding sequence GTGCATACCCTCCGCTTCGACCGGCGCCGCCTGTTCCAGGCAGGGGCGGCCGGTGTCGCCACCGCCTCGTTCGCAAGTGGCTGGACGATCCTGGACCCCACCGCCGAGGCCGCGGCGCTGCCGCTCGGGCTGCGCCGTTCCAGCTGGGTCGGCCTCGCCGACACCGGCTTCGAGCTGAGCGCCGGCGAGCGGACGCTGCGGCTCACGCTGCGCGACGTCGCCGACCTCCCGATCGCCGAGGCGATCCCCGAGCTGCGCGGTCACGACGGCGCGTTCGCGCTCCGCTTCGACGGGCCGGCCGGGATCGGCCAGGGGACTCGCACGGTGCGCCACGCGCAGCTCGGCGACGTCGAGCTGTTCCTCGTCCCCGTCGAGCAGGACGGCGTCGTGCGCTCCTACGAGGCGATCGTCGACCGCACGATCCGGATCGCCGGGATCAACGAGGAGGAGGGCGAGCCGGTCGTCGCGCCGCCGGCGGCGCCGCCGGCCGAACAGCCTCAGGGCGCGCAACCGCCCGCGCAGGGCGCCGCGGCCGCCTCCGGGCGGAGAGCGAGCAGAGGGCGCGCCCGCTCCGGCCGCGTCGTCCCGCGCGTGCGCAGCATCTCGCTGACGCGCTCGGCGTCGCGCCGCAGCGCGGTCGCCGACGTCGCGCTCGCCGACGCCGCCGCGGTCGCAAGCGTCCGCGCGGTCCTGCTGAGCGACGGCAAGGCCGTCGGCCGCGCCACGGCGCGCGTCTCCAGAAGCGGCCGCGTGCGGCTGCGCTTCGCCTCCCGCCGTGCGCTCGCGCGCAGACGCTACGAGCTGGCGCTCACGCTCGTCGCCCGCGACGGGCGCGTGACGAAGATCCGCAAGCGGGTCCGCTCGTCATGA
- a CDS encoding Lrp/AsnC family transcriptional regulator yields the protein MPARKRGAIARSATIDDLDRAIIETLQADGRESFRNIARRLDVAEGTIRNRYERLTEAGVLDVVGVTNPLALGFDAMAMVGVKTSGAPQAVADVVSEFEAVSYVVIVAGQFDLMLEIVCRDHQHLLDVTEQLRGVDGVVSTDSFVYLRLAKQSYEHGHLPADR from the coding sequence ATGCCAGCCCGGAAACGCGGCGCGATCGCGAGATCGGCGACGATCGACGATCTCGACCGGGCGATCATCGAGACGCTGCAGGCCGACGGCCGCGAGTCGTTCCGCAACATCGCCCGCCGCCTCGACGTCGCGGAGGGCACGATCCGCAACCGCTACGAGCGCCTCACCGAGGCCGGCGTGCTCGACGTCGTCGGCGTCACCAACCCGCTCGCGCTCGGCTTCGACGCGATGGCGATGGTCGGCGTCAAGACGAGCGGCGCGCCGCAGGCGGTCGCCGACGTCGTCTCCGAGTTCGAGGCGGTCAGCTACGTCGTGATCGTCGCCGGCCAGTTCGACCTGATGCTGGAGATCGTCTGCCGCGACCACCAGCACCTGCTCGACGTGACCGAGCAGCTGCGCGGCGTCGACGGCGTCGTCTCGACGGACAGCTTCGTCTACCTGCGGCTCGCGAAGCAGAGCTACGAGCACGGCCACCTGCCGGCCGACCGCTGA
- a CDS encoding ATP-binding protein has protein sequence MSRPPYAARVVDVELDELTAALPALAIEGAKGVGKTATALQRAAVIHELDDPAQRALAAADPARLLDGAAPVLIDEWQYVPETWDLVRRAVDAGASPGRFLLTGSTRPPERGAHSGAARIVSVRMRPLALCERSIGTSSVSVGELLTGRQAPISGSSSARLADYVDEIVASGFPGLRPISGRALRAQLDGYLLRIVDRDFEELGHNLRDPAALRRWMTAYAAASSTTASFETIRDAATSGHGDKPAKTTTIPYRDVLERLWIVDPVPAWLPTRNRITRLSAPPKHQLADPALAARLLGVDADALLDGRAAGPPVPRDGPLLGSLFESLVTLSVRTCAQAAEATVKHLRTAGGRREVDLIVERADGRVVAIEVKLTRDVKDHDVMHLHWLQRQLGDDLLDAVVVTTGPDAYRRADGIAVVPAALLGP, from the coding sequence GTGTCCCGTCCACCCTATGCCGCTCGCGTAGTCGACGTCGAGCTTGACGAGCTGACGGCTGCGCTGCCGGCGCTCGCGATCGAGGGCGCGAAGGGCGTCGGCAAGACCGCGACCGCGTTGCAGCGAGCCGCCGTCATCCACGAACTCGACGACCCCGCCCAGCGCGCCCTCGCGGCCGCAGATCCGGCGCGGCTCCTCGACGGCGCGGCACCGGTGCTGATAGACGAGTGGCAGTACGTGCCGGAGACGTGGGACCTCGTGCGCCGCGCCGTCGACGCCGGCGCCTCACCAGGCCGCTTCCTGCTGACTGGCTCGACGCGCCCGCCCGAGCGCGGCGCGCATTCCGGCGCCGCGCGGATCGTCAGCGTGCGGATGCGGCCGCTCGCCCTGTGCGAGCGCAGCATCGGGACTTCGTCGGTCAGCGTCGGGGAGCTGCTGACCGGCAGACAGGCACCGATCTCGGGAAGCTCCTCGGCTCGACTCGCCGACTACGTGGACGAGATCGTGGCGTCGGGCTTCCCCGGGCTGCGACCGATCTCGGGCCGCGCACTGCGGGCCCAGCTCGACGGCTACCTGCTGCGGATCGTCGATCGTGACTTCGAGGAGCTCGGGCACAACCTGCGCGACCCGGCAGCGCTGCGCCGTTGGATGACGGCGTACGCGGCGGCGTCGTCGACGACCGCCTCCTTCGAGACGATCCGCGACGCCGCCACCAGCGGCCATGGCGACAAGCCCGCGAAGACGACGACGATCCCCTACCGCGACGTGCTCGAACGACTGTGGATCGTCGACCCCGTCCCCGCGTGGCTGCCGACGCGCAACCGCATCACGCGGCTCTCCGCTCCACCGAAGCACCAGCTGGCCGACCCCGCGCTGGCCGCGCGCCTGCTCGGCGTCGACGCCGACGCGCTGCTCGACGGTCGTGCGGCCGGACCGCCGGTCCCGCGCGACGGACCGCTGCTCGGCTCGCTGTTCGAGTCGCTCGTCACGCTCTCGGTGCGGACGTGTGCCCAGGCGGCTGAGGCGACCGTGAAGCACCTGCGCACCGCCGGCGGCAGACGCGAGGTCGACCTGATCGTCGAACGTGCCGACGGGCGCGTCGTCGCGATCGAGGTCAAGCTCACGCGCGACGTCAAAGACCACGACGTGATGCACCTGCACTGGCTCCAGCGCCAGCTCGGCGACGACCTGCTCGACGCAGTCGTCGTCACGACAGGACCGGACGCGTACCGGCGCGCCGACGGGATCGCGGTCGTTCCGGCGGCCCTGCTGGGCCCCTGA
- a CDS encoding aminobutyraldehyde dehydrogenase yields MAHTTDSTSAQNVVGGRKVDAVDGATREIVNPATGATIGVVPEGTGADVERAVEAARAAKAEWLDATPGERAGVLLGIADVIDANREQLAQLESADAGKPLEAAREEMDGCADVLRYFAGAARNLEGKAAGEYIKGYTSMVRREPIGIVAGIAPWNYPLMMAAWKLGPALAAGNVQILKPAEGTPLSLLALADLTRDTIPTGVLNVITGDGPNVGQKLVEHPAIGLVSLTGDVRTGKTIARTAADTLKRVHLELGGKAPVVVLDDADVEQAVAAIRVAGYWNAGQDCTAGTRIIATKGVYDRLVEQLVPAVASLKVGDPADGDEIEMGPVISKRQQERAFGFLERATAAGATVLTGGSNGAGPAGGSFVAPTIVADVTQDSEIVQNEVFGPVVTIQRVDDYAQALAYANDSRYGLAASVFTENVGRALDAARRLEFGCVWVNDHLTPITSEMPHGGFKESGYGKDMSMYSLEDYTQVKHVAMRIGI; encoded by the coding sequence GTGGCTCACACCACTGACAGCACTTCTGCGCAGAACGTCGTCGGCGGCCGCAAGGTAGACGCGGTCGACGGCGCGACGCGCGAGATCGTCAACCCCGCCACGGGCGCGACGATCGGCGTCGTGCCCGAGGGCACCGGCGCCGACGTCGAGCGGGCCGTCGAGGCGGCGCGCGCCGCGAAGGCGGAGTGGCTCGACGCGACGCCGGGCGAGCGCGCGGGGGTCCTGCTCGGGATCGCCGACGTGATCGACGCCAACCGCGAGCAGCTCGCGCAGCTGGAGTCGGCCGACGCCGGCAAGCCGCTGGAGGCCGCCCGCGAGGAGATGGACGGCTGCGCCGACGTGCTGCGCTACTTCGCCGGCGCCGCCCGCAACCTCGAGGGCAAGGCCGCGGGCGAGTACATCAAGGGCTACACGTCGATGGTGCGGCGCGAGCCGATCGGCATCGTCGCCGGCATCGCACCGTGGAACTACCCGCTGATGATGGCCGCGTGGAAGCTCGGCCCGGCGCTCGCCGCCGGCAACGTGCAGATCCTCAAGCCGGCCGAGGGCACGCCGCTGTCACTGCTCGCGCTCGCCGACCTCACGCGCGACACGATCCCCACGGGCGTGCTGAACGTGATCACCGGCGACGGCCCCAACGTCGGCCAGAAGCTCGTCGAGCACCCCGCGATCGGGCTCGTCTCGCTGACCGGCGACGTCCGCACCGGCAAGACGATCGCCCGCACCGCGGCGGACACCCTCAAGCGCGTCCACCTGGAGCTGGGCGGCAAGGCGCCCGTCGTCGTGCTCGACGACGCGGACGTCGAGCAGGCCGTCGCGGCGATCCGCGTCGCCGGCTACTGGAACGCCGGCCAGGACTGCACCGCCGGCACTCGCATCATCGCCACGAAGGGCGTCTACGACCGGCTCGTCGAGCAGCTCGTCCCCGCGGTCGCGTCGCTGAAGGTCGGCGACCCCGCCGACGGCGACGAGATCGAGATGGGCCCGGTCATCTCCAAGCGCCAGCAGGAGCGGGCGTTCGGCTTCCTGGAGCGCGCGACCGCCGCCGGCGCCACGGTCCTCACGGGCGGCTCCAACGGCGCCGGCCCGGCCGGCGGCTCGTTCGTCGCCCCGACGATCGTCGCCGACGTGACGCAGGACAGCGAGATCGTCCAGAACGAGGTCTTCGGACCCGTCGTGACGATCCAGCGGGTCGACGACTACGCGCAGGCGCTCGCCTACGCCAACGACTCGCGCTACGGCCTGGCCGCCTCGGTCTTCACCGAGAACGTCGGCCGTGCCCTCGACGCCGCCCGCCGCCTGGAGTTCGGCTGCGTCTGGGTCAACGACCATCTCACCCCGATCACCTCGGAGATGCCGCACGGCGGCTTCAAGGAGTCGGGCTACGGCAAGGACATGTCGATGTACTCACTCGAGGACTACACGCAGGTCAAGCACGTCGCGATGCGGATCGGCATCTGA
- a CDS encoding phage tail protein: MTDPFVAEIRIFGFNFPPRGWAFCDGQLMPISQNTALFSLLGTFYGGDGASTFALPDLQGQAAVGSGQGQGLSDYYLGQQAGSESVSLIESEIPNHSHTAQASSAPAELQAPANDRALARSSGGFAYRSDPSAGLVQMDPQALAPVGSDFPHNNMPPVLTLNFCIALQGVFPQRP, translated from the coding sequence ATGACCGATCCGTTCGTCGCCGAGATCCGCATCTTCGGCTTCAACTTCCCGCCCCGCGGCTGGGCGTTCTGCGACGGCCAGCTGATGCCGATCTCCCAGAACACCGCGCTCTTCTCGCTGCTGGGGACGTTCTACGGCGGCGACGGCGCGTCGACGTTCGCGCTGCCCGACCTGCAGGGCCAGGCGGCGGTCGGGAGCGGACAGGGCCAGGGGCTGAGCGACTACTACCTCGGCCAGCAGGCCGGCAGCGAGTCGGTCTCGCTGATCGAGTCGGAGATCCCGAACCACTCGCACACGGCACAGGCGTCGTCGGCCCCCGCCGAGCTGCAGGCGCCCGCGAACGACCGCGCGCTGGCACGCTCCAGCGGCGGCTTCGCCTACCGCTCGGACCCGTCGGCCGGGCTCGTCCAGATGGATCCGCAGGCGCTCGCGCCGGTCGGCTCGGACTTCCCGCACAACAACATGCCGCCGGTGCTGACGCTCAACTTCTGCATCGCGCTGCAGGGCGTCTTCCCCCAGCGCCCGTAG